One genomic window of bacterium includes the following:
- a CDS encoding thioredoxin domain-containing protein produces MDRNSSKMDEVNLLPFLTPITIFISAIIIFVGLIVISTKVDKLSGGNLNLTANSQNTTTTAETKTISNEQIDALFERNDLIFMGSKDAKLKIVEISDPSCPYCHIAGGYNPELASQDARFKYDTDGGTYVPPVREIEKLVNEGKAQFVWLYFPGHGAGEVATQVMYCAYDQGKFFEAHNALFTNIAYSVINNEVKNDIALVDKLYALLPTNVVNDSLKECVSSGKYKARLASEQTLSYTFAVGPNFGTPGFFVNYQNFAGAYSWTEMKSAADAAL; encoded by the coding sequence ATGGATAGAAATTCTTCAAAAATGGATGAGGTGAATTTATTGCCTTTTTTGACTCCTATAACTATATTTATATCAGCAATCATAATTTTTGTTGGTTTGATAGTTATATCTACAAAAGTAGATAAGCTATCAGGTGGAAATTTGAATTTGACTGCAAACTCACAAAACACTACTACTACTGCAGAAACCAAAACGATTTCCAATGAACAAATTGATGCACTCTTTGAAAGAAATGATCTCATTTTCATGGGAAGTAAGGATGCTAAATTGAAAATAGTAGAAATATCAGATCCAAGTTGTCCTTATTGTCATATTGCAGGAGGATACAACCCAGAACTAGCTAGTCAAGATGCTAGGTTTAAATATGATACCGATGGAGGAACTTATGTTCCACCTGTTAGAGAGATTGAGAAGCTTGTAAATGAAGGAAAGGCACAATTTGTCTGGTTATATTTCCCAGGACATGGAGCTGGTGAAGTTGCTACACAAGTTATGTATTGTGCATACGATCAAGGCAAGTTTTTTGAAGCTCATAATGCCTTATTCACAAATATTGCTTATAGCGTGATCAACAATGAAGTCAAAAATGATATTGCACTAGTTGATAAACTATATGCTTTGTTACCCACAAATGTAGTTAATGACTCGTTAAAGGAGTGTGTATCTTCTGGTAAGTATAAAGCAAGATTGGCATCAGAACAAACTCTGTCATATACTTTTGCAGTAGGCCCTAATTTTGGGACACCGGGCTTTTTTGTGAATTATCAAAACTTTGCTGGAGCATATAGTTGGACTGAAATGAAATCAGCAGCAGATGCTGCTTTGTAA
- the ruvA gene encoding Holliday junction branch migration protein RuvA: MRIKVMIAYLNGTIIKKSENYIISNVAEVGYKVEMTARNINKLKLSDIVEIWIYTFVREDAFRLIGFLSQEELDLFEKLLSVSGVGPKVALAILEVDKNDIINAINAKKLSDIKISGVGKKTLEKVHIELHGKVGVGDSNSNIMANLINAQNEELIEALLSLGYKKLEIVNMIKKKQSLLTGKIEKDVKVILKR, translated from the coding sequence ATGAGAATTAAAGTTATGATTGCATATTTAAACGGAACTATTATCAAAAAATCAGAAAACTACATTATTTCAAATGTGGCAGAGGTTGGTTATAAAGTTGAAATGACAGCTAGAAATATTAATAAACTGAAATTATCTGATATAGTTGAGATTTGGATCTACACTTTTGTTCGAGAAGATGCTTTTAGGCTTATAGGTTTTCTTTCTCAAGAAGAATTGGATTTGTTCGAAAAACTGCTTTCAGTTTCTGGTGTTGGTCCGAAAGTGGCGTTGGCAATATTAGAGGTTGATAAAAATGATATTATCAATGCTATAAATGCTAAAAAGTTATCAGATATAAAAATTTCTGGAGTTGGAAAAAAGACTTTAGAAAAAGTTCACATTGAACTTCATGGAAAAGTTGGAGTTGGAGATTCAAATTCAAATATAATGGCAAACCTAATTAATGCTCAAAATGAAGAATTGATTGAAGCATTATTATCCTTAGGCTATAAAAAGTTAGAAATTGTAAATATGATAAAAAAGAAACAATCACTTTTGACGGGGAAAATTGAAAAAGACGTCAAAGTTATTTTGAAAAGATAA
- the gatC gene encoding Asp-tRNA(Asn)/Glu-tRNA(Gln) amidotransferase subunit GatC — protein sequence MDTSIVKKTAKLAKLKLTEDELAKYSVQLSNIFELFESLKDVDTKGIEFLSFVEINNLREDISEPSLTQEEALSNAKNIRKGGFGVPSVLGKAT from the coding sequence ATGGATACTAGTATAGTTAAAAAAACAGCAAAATTAGCAAAATTGAAGCTAACTGAAGATGAATTAGCCAAGTATTCTGTACAATTGTCAAACATTTTTGAATTGTTTGAATCTCTCAAAGATGTAGATACCAAAGGAATAGAGTTTTTGAGCTTTGTAGAAATTAACAATCTAAGAGAAGATATTTCTGAACCATCCCTAACCCAAGAAGAAGCATTGTCAAATGCTAAGAATATTCGAAAAGGTGGATTTGGAGTGCCTTCAGTACTAGGGAAAGCTACTTAA
- the ruvB gene encoding Holliday junction branch migration DNA helicase RuvB: MSRILNPTTQDQEEQVIERSLRPQNFSEMIGRIREKQILQIMIDGARTRGEPIDHVIFHGPPGLGKTSFAHVIAAEMGAHLHVTSGPAIERAGDLASILTGIQEGEILFIDEIHRLHKVVEEILYPAMEDFVLDIMLGKGAGAKSVRIDLPKFTILGATTRIGSVSAPLRDRFGTAIRLDFYSTEELQEIVLQKAKILNFEITKDAAFEIAKRSRGTARIAVRILKRVRDLADARNVKLDNSKSSLNLVQECTQMLGIDSFGLDDMDRKILNCIISDYNSGPVGISTISASLSEEIETLEDVYEPYLIQLGFLQKTPKGRVATSKAIEYSDKVLENQDIY, from the coding sequence ATGTCAAGAATCCTTAATCCTACAACACAAGATCAAGAAGAACAAGTTATAGAAAGATCACTTAGGCCACAAAACTTCTCTGAAATGATTGGTCGTATCCGAGAAAAGCAAATTCTTCAAATAATGATTGATGGAGCTCGAACAAGAGGCGAGCCAATTGATCATGTCATATTCCATGGGCCTCCAGGACTTGGAAAAACCAGTTTTGCTCATGTAATAGCGGCTGAAATGGGAGCGCATTTGCATGTAACTTCAGGTCCTGCAATTGAACGAGCTGGTGATTTGGCTTCGATTTTAACTGGAATTCAGGAGGGAGAAATATTATTTATAGATGAAATTCATCGACTTCATAAGGTTGTTGAAGAAATTCTGTATCCTGCGATGGAAGATTTTGTACTTGATATTATGCTTGGAAAAGGTGCAGGTGCAAAGTCAGTTAGAATTGACCTGCCAAAGTTTACAATACTTGGCGCAACAACTAGAATTGGTTCCGTTTCAGCACCGCTACGCGATCGATTTGGGACTGCTATTAGACTAGACTTTTATTCAACAGAAGAATTGCAAGAAATAGTTTTACAAAAAGCGAAAATTCTAAATTTTGAAATTACAAAAGATGCTGCATTTGAAATTGCAAAAAGAAGTCGGGGAACAGCTAGAATTGCAGTTAGAATATTAAAGCGTGTCAGAGATTTGGCAGATGCAAGAAATGTAAAATTAGATAATTCTAAATCTTCTCTCAATTTAGTTCAAGAATGTACCCAGATGCTAGGAATTGATTCTTTTGGGCTTGATGATATGGACCGAAAAATTTTAAATTGCATCATTTCAGACTATAATTCTGGACCAGTTGGAATCTCTACAATTTCAGCGTCATTAAGCGAAGAAATAGAAACACTTGAAGATGTATATGAACCATATTTGATACAACTTGGTTTCTTACAAAAAACTCCAAAAGGTAGAGTGGCTACTTCAAAGGCAATTGAATACTCAGATAAAGTTTTGGAAAATCAAGATATTTATTGA
- a CDS encoding aldolase, translated as MKITNNKGQVFILAYDQGMEIGPSCLNSWSSDIYNIFKLAQEQGFTGIALQKGPASHYSQKYKLGSMLNFSPTSLVLKINGKTRMSATNDVSLAYSTIEYAVSIGATAIGYTVYWGSEYESDMVREAGILQESTKVAGLDFVLWSYPSKKEHDELSTSPKNIAYHARLGLEIGADAVKIKYPHFSEDMNQDDKLSILSEIVQIAGPTKVIFAGGIETKEEDFLNRVQLLKSSGSAGMAVGRNIWASKNPYEVAKRMFEIWK; from the coding sequence ATGAAAATTACAAACAACAAAGGACAAGTATTTATCTTAGCTTATGATCAAGGCATGGAAATTGGGCCATCATGCTTGAATAGCTGGAGTTCAGATATTTATAATATTTTCAAACTTGCACAAGAACAAGGATTCACCGGAATTGCTCTTCAAAAAGGTCCGGCATCACATTATTCTCAAAAATATAAACTTGGTTCAATGCTAAACTTTTCTCCAACTTCGTTAGTGCTTAAGATAAATGGGAAGACAAGAATGTCTGCTACAAATGATGTCAGTTTGGCATATTCCACGATAGAATATGCAGTTAGCATAGGAGCCACAGCGATAGGTTATACTGTATATTGGGGTTCTGAATATGAATCTGACATGGTTAGGGAAGCAGGAATATTGCAAGAAAGCACAAAAGTTGCTGGTCTTGATTTTGTCTTATGGTCATATCCATCCAAAAAAGAGCATGATGAGCTGAGTACAAGTCCAAAAAACATTGCATACCATGCACGATTGGGTCTAGAGATTGGAGCTGATGCAGTAAAGATAAAATATCCACATTTTAGTGAAGATATGAATCAAGATGACAAGTTGTCAATACTTTCAGAAATTGTACAGATTGCAGGCCCTACGAAAGTTATTTTTGCTGGCGGTATAGAAACCAAAGAAGAAGACTTTCTAAATAGAGTTCAATTGTTGAAATCTTCAGGTTCTGCAGGAATGGCTGTAGGTAGAAATATTTGGGCTAGCAAAAACCCATATGAGGTTGCAAAAAGAATGTTTGAGATATGGAAATAA
- a CDS encoding PrgI family protein, translating into MSINSHAVPQNIMDVEFKLFGKLTFRQFGIVFVGFVLAFLSYFFFKPIPILKWILVGFFVLLSWMVAVWKINGMSFESWLINYLIALFSTQRSVYKKSEKKRSIFDNLSDFNPLTKSSTNNLSDDNKNIFPQDNSQIITNVDVYETKELAKMDNLIASIFFTTNATNNSQTLSYANGYTQKVVHLARDGNQDLQKTDENAILVESNSPTDQYTSQNLVDKLDISKVRSNQKSFLTSSSVPSDEDIVLPTKEFLKESALRFIRAKKLEQK; encoded by the coding sequence ATGTCCATAAATTCACACGCTGTTCCACAAAACATCATGGATGTAGAATTCAAGTTGTTTGGTAAATTGACTTTTAGGCAATTTGGGATAGTCTTTGTCGGGTTTGTACTAGCTTTTTTGTCCTATTTTTTCTTCAAACCTATACCAATATTGAAGTGGATTTTGGTCGGATTTTTTGTATTGCTTTCGTGGATGGTGGCTGTATGGAAGATAAATGGAATGTCATTTGAATCCTGGCTGATCAATTATCTGATAGCTTTGTTCTCTACTCAAAGATCTGTATATAAGAAATCAGAAAAAAAACGTTCAATATTTGATAATCTTAGCGATTTCAACCCTTTGACAAAGAGCAGTACAAACAATCTTAGTGATGATAATAAGAATATTTTTCCACAAGATAATTCTCAAATTATTACAAATGTAGATGTCTATGAGACAAAGGAACTAGCCAAGATGGATAATCTAATTGCAAGTATATTTTTCACAACTAATGCAACTAATAATTCGCAAACTCTATCATATGCAAATGGTTACACACAAAAAGTAGTTCACCTAGCAAGAGATGGAAACCAAGATTTGCAGAAAACGGATGAAAATGCAATTCTAGTAGAATCAAATTCACCCACAGATCAATATACATCTCAAAATTTAGTAGACAAGCTCGACATTTCGAAGGTTCGATCAAATCAAAAAAGTTTTTTAACTAGTTCTTCAGTACCTAGTGATGAAGATATTGTTTTGCCTACAAAGGAATTTTTGAAAGAATCGGCGTTGCGATTCATAAGGGCAAAGAAATTAGAACAAAAGTAA
- a CDS encoding SH3 domain-containing protein yields the protein MIKKLFLILIFTIFFFSYSTIDNFALTKREVWLADEALYSKEAVFRMPKSLRFVEVELSETRSCDRQVRNLQYYLTTRFFMSDLPAHYFLCNQELYQLAKDGPESEINLGETSNEIIVWTSPSESVVNKDIQKMLESYAIEDIILSKLQININEEEKSYKLSLLDSENSSLSNSINSLKDLSSTKSPEYKLSVNFEEMEQSYKQGDIVEVKMSLKNIGDVGIYGENISPIFLITENPFDKTSKFYAGEEYWSSFSRVALFKPKDVLKVNDEKVISLFIKFVPNASQDFILGTLNGIKISNTRFSVNTDREQVKLIQAIQGVQTEKSIVVSGAPNDFLRVRESSNIYSVEIDRVYNGEVYKVISEENGWYKISKGNLTGWISGDFIVAL from the coding sequence ATGATCAAAAAACTTTTTTTAATACTTATCTTTACAATATTTTTCTTTAGCTATTCGACTATAGATAATTTTGCACTAACGAAAAGGGAGGTTTGGCTAGCTGACGAAGCCCTATACTCAAAAGAAGCAGTCTTCAGAATGCCAAAATCACTAAGATTCGTTGAAGTTGAACTAAGTGAGACCAGAAGTTGCGATAGGCAAGTTAGAAATTTACAGTATTATCTGACTACAAGATTTTTTATGTCTGACTTGCCTGCTCATTATTTTTTATGCAATCAGGAACTGTACCAACTTGCAAAAGATGGACCTGAATCAGAAATAAACTTAGGCGAAACATCAAATGAAATAATTGTATGGACTTCACCTAGCGAAAGTGTAGTGAATAAGGATATTCAAAAAATGCTTGAAAGCTATGCTATTGAAGATATTATCCTAAGCAAATTGCAAATAAATATCAATGAAGAAGAAAAATCCTACAAATTATCGTTGCTTGATTCGGAAAATTCAAGTTTATCTAATTCCATAAATTCACTAAAAGATCTATCAAGTACTAAGTCTCCAGAGTATAAGTTATCTGTAAACTTTGAAGAAATGGAACAAAGCTATAAGCAAGGTGACATAGTTGAAGTTAAAATGTCCTTAAAAAACATTGGTGATGTTGGCATATATGGAGAGAATATTTCCCCAATATTTTTGATAACTGAAAATCCATTTGACAAAACGAGTAAGTTTTACGCAGGAGAGGAATACTGGTCATCTTTTTCTAGAGTTGCACTTTTCAAACCCAAGGATGTTTTGAAGGTGAATGATGAAAAAGTGATTAGCTTGTTTATTAAGTTTGTTCCCAATGCTTCACAGGATTTCATTTTGGGCACATTAAACGGGATCAAAATAAGTAATACCAGATTCTCAGTAAATACTGATCGTGAGCAAGTAAAACTGATACAAGCTATACAAGGAGTGCAAACTGAAAAAAGTATTGTTGTAAGCGGCGCCCCGAATGATTTTCTTCGTGTAAGGGAGAGTTCGAACATTTACTCTGTTGAGATAGACAGGGTTTATAATGGCGAAGTCTATAAAGTTATTTCAGAAGAAAATGGATGGTATAAAATTTCAAAAGGAAATCTGACTGGGTGGATTTCCGGAGATTTTATTGTTGCACTTTAA
- a CDS encoding FAD-dependent oxidoreductase, translated as MFTRLLKKINLTTSVVEFFFARPQNFNPQPGQYVNLVLDKVARAYSISGILEDSFSLTIEIIEGGRFTSLLSNLQIGDNIKMLGPIGKFTLEKIPIDSDLIFLATGVGIAPIKIMIESLLPETEINFHSQRIRHLFLYHGLRFVKDIYYKDCFDKLMKENNHFHYELWLSKGEEIFGSYNIGHIQDGLDKLTLSNLKSPHFFICGSKQAVNDLQEYLLQKGYSEESIHFERFN; from the coding sequence ATGTTCACAAGGCTATTAAAAAAGATAAATTTGACAACAAGTGTTGTCGAATTTTTTTTTGCAAGGCCACAAAATTTTAATCCACAGCCTGGTCAATATGTCAACTTAGTATTAGACAAGGTTGCTAGGGCTTATTCAATATCAGGTATTCTAGAAGATTCCTTTAGTTTGACGATAGAAATCATTGAAGGAGGTAGATTTACAAGCTTATTATCAAATTTACAAATTGGCGATAACATCAAAATGCTAGGTCCTATAGGTAAATTTACACTTGAAAAGATCCCTATCGATTCGGATCTAATTTTCTTAGCAACTGGAGTTGGTATTGCCCCTATAAAAATCATGATAGAAAGTTTGCTCCCTGAGACAGAAATAAATTTTCATTCACAAAGAATAAGACATTTGTTTCTTTATCATGGACTGAGATTTGTAAAGGACATTTACTATAAGGACTGTTTTGATAAGCTCATGAAAGAGAATAATCACTTTCACTATGAATTATGGTTATCCAAAGGTGAAGAGATATTTGGTAGCTATAATATTGGGCATATACAAGACGGATTAGATAAACTTACATTAAGCAACTTGAAATCTCCTCATTTCTTCATTTGTGGTAGCAAACAAGCTGTAAATGATTTGCAGGAATACTTACTTCAAAAGGGCTATTCTGAGGAAAGTATTCATTTTGAACGCTTCAATTGA
- the greA gene encoding transcription elongation factor GreA — MDNKYLFTKQGLQTVKDELHDRINNVRKEIADRIEVAASEGDLSENAAYSVALEDQAMNEARIGELTDMVKNATVAEEKIKNRMIDLGDNFTVENTQSKVAQEYQLVGEEESNPLENKISVTSPLGSAVFQKKAGDEVIVNAPVGKIVYKILSI, encoded by the coding sequence ATGGACAACAAATATTTATTTACAAAACAAGGTTTACAAACCGTAAAAGATGAACTTCATGATAGGATAAACAACGTCCGTAAAGAAATTGCAGATAGGATAGAAGTTGCAGCATCTGAAGGTGACTTGAGTGAAAACGCTGCCTATTCAGTGGCTCTTGAAGATCAAGCAATGAACGAAGCAAGAATTGGAGAATTAACTGATATGGTCAAAAATGCGACTGTGGCAGAGGAAAAAATAAAAAACAGAATGATTGACTTAGGAGATAACTTCACAGTTGAAAATACGCAGTCTAAAGTTGCGCAAGAATATCAATTAGTTGGGGAAGAAGAGTCAAATCCATTGGAAAACAAAATTTCAGTTACATCTCCATTGGGTAGTGCAGTGTTTCAAAAGAAAGCTGGGGATGAAGTTATAGTAAATGCACCTGTTGGAAAAATAGTATACAAGATATTATCGATCTAG
- the ruvC gene encoding crossover junction endodeoxyribonuclease RuvC, whose amino-acid sequence MLILGIDVGFARTGWGLVHKCTKPRNCEVCKKNKFDSVEKGNSKPRYKEYHYIDSGLIETTNSQSYLSRLIFLAEELKKVLSKFQPDEVAIEELFFFKNHKTVIQVSEARGVILLTCKDYKLFEYTPLQVKQTLTGAGRAEKKQVQEMTRRLLSLDPTQIKQDDEADAVAIALTHGFYTRVNIKNEN is encoded by the coding sequence ATGTTAATTTTAGGAATTGATGTTGGATTTGCAAGAACTGGTTGGGGTTTAGTGCATAAATGCACTAAACCCCGTAATTGTGAGGTTTGTAAAAAAAATAAATTTGATTCAGTTGAAAAAGGTAATTCTAAGCCTAGATATAAAGAGTATCATTACATAGATTCAGGTTTGATCGAAACTACAAATTCACAAAGTTATTTATCAAGGCTTATCTTCCTTGCTGAAGAACTAAAAAAAGTATTAAGCAAGTTTCAGCCAGATGAAGTTGCAATTGAAGAATTGTTTTTTTTCAAAAATCATAAAACTGTTATCCAAGTTTCTGAAGCTCGGGGTGTTATTTTATTGACTTGCAAAGATTACAAACTATTTGAATATACTCCACTTCAAGTAAAACAAACTTTGACTGGAGCTGGAAGAGCAGAAAAAAAACAAGTTCAAGAAATGACGAGAAGATTATTGTCACTAGACCCAACACAAATCAAACAAGATGATGAAGCTGACGCTGTAGCAATAGCGCTAACTCATGGATTTTATACCAGAGTGAATATTAAAAATGAGAATTAA
- a CDS encoding ATP-binding protein, giving the protein MKSSGEITINKLDLNTPANKTDDVDLEILNTSKTVTLPEGTESKKIEKKASKKGFLFFSKKKIDKGDPLTQEDVGQTNEDRETLDIVKKFQDGLIDVKDIIAPAAIEVDFNHVLIGTKYFRTLFAISYPVRVSQNWLSPLINFESPLDISTFYYPIDTSLIIQKMRRKIAEMEATINISVEEGKVVDPTVKVNLEDAKKIQDELARGNEKFFHLGLYVTIRADSIKELERISKNVEATLATIGVVVKPATLQQEAGLQSCLPLCLDKLYLNRNMDTTSIATTFPFISTNLTMDQGILYGVNKHNKSLIIFDRFALENANSVIFATSGAGKSYFVKLEAVRSLMFGTDIIIIDPEKEYQKLCEAVGGEYISFTQDGDKKLNPFELSGYFVDGEDELRMKILSLTGLLRIMMGGNLSPEEGAVLDRAIILTYKEKGITPDPATHSREAPLMEDLYKILLAMADKEASSMAIRLEKYVKGSASGIFDRKSNIDLKNTFTVFSIRDLAEDFRPIAMYMMLDYIWTRIKKDQRRRILIIDEAWWMMQHPDAAKFVYSIAKRARKYYLGLTTITQDVEDFLDSEYGKAIVTNSSMQILLRQSPAAVDRVQKSFYLTDGERNYLLSSGVGEGLFFAGANHVGMQILSSKAEHRLISTNPVELRAIEQEIAMLNTLDARSQMKHDAEPSDPVIKIGQSVGEDKQKVSDFLEKYSGFGSKEVEVDSEK; this is encoded by the coding sequence ATGAAATCATCAGGTGAGATAACAATCAACAAGTTGGATTTGAATACACCAGCAAACAAGACGGATGATGTTGATTTAGAAATTCTAAATACAAGTAAGACAGTAACTTTACCTGAAGGCACAGAATCAAAAAAAATAGAAAAAAAAGCTTCGAAAAAAGGATTCTTGTTTTTTTCAAAAAAGAAGATTGATAAGGGAGACCCTCTAACTCAAGAAGATGTTGGACAAACTAATGAAGATAGAGAAACTTTAGATATAGTAAAAAAATTCCAAGATGGTTTAATTGATGTGAAAGATATCATAGCACCAGCAGCTATAGAAGTTGACTTCAATCATGTTCTTATTGGCACTAAGTATTTTAGAACATTATTTGCAATTTCTTATCCAGTAAGAGTTAGTCAAAATTGGTTATCCCCTTTAATTAATTTTGAGTCTCCTCTAGATATTTCTACATTCTATTATCCAATTGACACATCTCTCATTATCCAGAAAATGAGGAGAAAAATTGCTGAGATGGAAGCAACTATAAATATTTCTGTCGAAGAGGGAAAGGTAGTAGATCCTACCGTTAAAGTTAATCTAGAAGATGCCAAAAAAATACAAGATGAATTGGCTAGAGGAAATGAAAAATTTTTTCATTTAGGACTATATGTGACTATACGTGCTGATTCAATAAAAGAATTGGAAAGAATTTCAAAAAATGTTGAAGCAACGCTTGCAACAATCGGTGTTGTTGTAAAACCTGCGACATTACAACAAGAAGCTGGTTTACAATCATGTTTGCCTTTATGTCTTGATAAGTTGTATTTAAACAGAAATATGGATACGACTTCAATTGCAACTACCTTTCCATTTATCTCTACAAACCTTACAATGGATCAGGGTATCTTGTATGGAGTTAACAAGCATAATAAATCATTAATAATATTTGATAGATTTGCATTAGAAAATGCAAACTCTGTCATCTTTGCAACTTCAGGAGCAGGAAAATCATATTTTGTGAAGCTGGAAGCAGTAAGATCATTAATGTTTGGTACAGATATTATTATCATAGATCCTGAAAAGGAGTATCAAAAGCTTTGTGAAGCAGTTGGTGGTGAGTACATTTCATTCACACAAGATGGTGACAAGAAATTAAACCCATTTGAATTATCAGGTTACTTTGTTGATGGAGAAGATGAGTTAAGGATGAAAATATTGTCTTTGACAGGTTTGTTACGCATAATGATGGGAGGTAATTTGAGTCCAGAAGAAGGTGCAGTTCTAGATCGCGCAATTATTTTGACCTACAAAGAGAAAGGGATAACACCAGATCCGGCTACTCATTCAAGAGAGGCTCCATTGATGGAAGATCTTTATAAAATTTTGCTTGCAATGGCAGATAAAGAAGCAAGTTCTATGGCTATTCGACTCGAGAAGTATGTAAAAGGTTCTGCTTCTGGTATATTTGATCGCAAATCCAATATTGATTTAAAAAACACATTCACAGTTTTTTCTATAAGAGATTTAGCAGAGGACTTTAGGCCAATTGCTATGTATATGATGCTTGACTATATATGGACTAGAATCAAAAAGGATCAAAGAAGGAGAATTTTGATAATAGACGAAGCGTGGTGGATGATGCAGCATCCAGATGCTGCCAAATTTGTTTATTCAATTGCAAAAAGAGCTAGGAAGTATTATCTAGGCTTGACTACAATTACCCAGGATGTTGAAGATTTCTTGGACTCAGAATATGGTAAGGCTATAGTTACAAATTCTTCTATGCAAATTCTGCTTAGACAATCACCAGCTGCAGTAGATAGAGTACAAAAGTCTTTTTATTTAACGGATGGAGAACGAAATTACCTATTATCATCAGGAGTTGGAGAAGGCTTGTTTTTTGCTGGAGCGAATCATGTAGGCATGCAAATTTTGTCAAGTAAAGCAGAACATAGGCTTATTTCTACAAATCCTGTAGAACTTCGCGCAATCGAACAAGAAATTGCGATGCTAAATACGCTGGATGCCAGATCGCAAATGAAACATGACGCTGAACCATCAGATCCAGTTATCAAAATTGGACAATCCGTAGGAGAAGATAAACAAAAGGTTAGTGATTTTTTGGAAAAATATAGCGGATTCGGCAGTAAAGAAGTGGAAGTTGATAGTGAAAAATAG